CCGCCATCGACCTGGCCAAACGCCTGGCTGAAGAAAAGGCCCGCACCCTCGCCGCCAACCACCCGGACCACCTGATCATCGGCTCGGACCAGGTCGCCGCACTCAGCGACGGACGGATACTCGGCAAACCCCACGATCTGCCGAGAGCCCAGCAACAGTTGCGCGCCGCCAGCGGCAGCAGCGTCACCTTTCTGACCGGACTGGCACTGCTCAATTCGAGCACCGGCAAATGCCAGGTCGAATGCGTACCCTTCACCGTGCATTTTCGCCCACTGAGCGACGAGCAGATCCTGCGCTACCTGCAACGCGAGCAGCCATTCGATTGCGCCGGTAGCTTCAAGTCCGAAGGTCTGGGCATCAGCCTGTTTCGCAGCACCGATGGCGAAGACGCCACTAGCCTGGTCGGCCTGCCACTGATTCGCCTGGTGGACATGCTGCTGAACGAAGGCGTCGAGATTCCTTGAGAGGGTGCCTACAAAATGGCTGCACTTGGCAATACTGCGTTGAAAACGATCTCGAAATGCTCATTTACAGCACGTAAACTCCGCTTTCTCGATCGTTTTCGCCTTGTCTTGCCTTCGCTCGCCTATCTTGTAAACACCCTCTGAGCCATCAATGAAGAAGGCCCGCTAAGCGGGCCTTCTTTTATATATCAGCGCAGCGTCGGCCCCTGAAAGCCCATCCACAGCGCAATGCGATCCGCCACACTGGTACCCAGGCGCTTGGCGAAGCGATCAAATGGGGTATCACGCTGAGTGAAGTCGACCATCTCTTTCTGACCAATCACCTCACGCGCCACATAGCTGGCACTACCCAGCGCATCGACCAAGCCCAGCTGCAGCGCTTGCTCGCCGGACCAGACCAACCCCGAGAACAATTCGGGATGCTCGTCAGCCTTGAGGCGATCACCACGCCCCCGCTTCACGCTGTCGATGAACTGACGATGAGTGGTGTCCAGCACGGTTTTCCAGAAGCGGGTTTCCTCTTCCTTCTGCGGCTGGAACGGATCGAGGAATGCCTTGTGCTCACCCGAGGTGTAAACGCGACGCTCGACACCAAGCTTTTCCATGGTTTCAACAAACCCGAAACTGGCCGCTGTAACACCGATGGAGCCGACCAGACTGGCCTTGTCGGCATAGATCGCATCGGCCGCGCTGGCGATGTAATAGGCGCCAGATGCACCCAGATCACTGATCACGGCGTAGACCCTGGTCTGCGGATACTCGCCACGCAAGCGACGAATCTCGTCATAGATGTAGCCGGACTGCACCGGACTACCGCCCGGGCTGTTGATACGCAGGATCACGCCCTTGGTATTGGTATCTTCGAAGGCGGCACGCAGACTGCCCACCACCTTATCGGCACTAGCTTCCTCTCGATCAGCGATCATGCCGCGAATTTCGATCAGCGCCGTATGCGCCTCGGTGGTCGAGGCTTTTTTCAGATCGAGCACTGGCAATACCAGCGCCAACGCACCGAACAGGTAGATAAAGGTCAGCAGCTTGAAAAAAATACCCCAGCGACGCGAACGACGCTGCTCCTGAACACTGGACAGCAGTGCCTTTTCCAGCAACTTCCAGCTCTTGGCATCCTCGCCTGACGAAGACGATGACTTCCACTCATCCGACATATTCACTCACCTCTGCTGAACGCTGCGCACGACCGACTTCCAGCCACTCACGCAGCTCATTGAATTCGTTGATAGCCAAACGCGGCGAGCACTCGCGCAACACCGACAGCGGCTGCGCACCGAAACCCACCGCCACGGCATCCATCCCGGCATTGCGCGCCATCAGCAGGTCAAAGGTCGAATCCCCGACCATCAGCGCCTGCTCGGGTTGCACCCGGCAATGCGCGAGAATCTCGTGCAGCATCAGCGGATCCGGCTTGCTTGCCGTCTCGTCAGCGCAACGGGTGATATCGAAGTAATCCAGCCAACCCTTGTCAGCCAGCACCCTATGCAACCCCCTGCGCCCCTTGCCGGTCGCCACAGCCAGTTGATACCCCTGATCACGAAAGACTTCGAGCGACTCGCGCACACCCTCGAACAACGGTGACGGCTCGGTCTCCAGCGCCAGATACTGCTCACTATAGGCGCGCCGGATGGTTTCGATTCGCAGCGACTCATCGAGTTCCGGGTACAGCGTGCGAATCGCTACCCCCAGCTCCAGCCCAATGATCCCGCGCACTGCGACATCAGTGCAGCGCGGCACGCCCGCCACATCGGCCGCGCGATGCATGGCCTCGACGATACGGCCGATGGAATCCACCAGCGTGCCATCCCAATCGAAGATCAGCAGCTGATAATCAGGCACTCAGGCGCTCCAGGGTCTTGCCCCACATCTCGTCCACCGGCGCCTCGAGCTTCAGCACGCCACCATCAGGCAGCGGCACGTGCAACTCATAGGCATGCAGGAACAGGCGTTTGCCGCCCAGCTCGCGAATCTCGCGAGAGAAGTCGTCATCGCCGTATTTGCTGTCACCGGCAATACCATGGCCTGCATATTGCGCGTGCACACGAATCTGGTGGGTACGACCAGTGATCGGCCTGGCCTCGACCAGCGTGGCGAACTCGCCAAAACGGCGCAGCACACGAAATACCGTGAGCGCCTCCTTGCCCTCGGGATTCACCTCGACCATACGCTCGCCGGAGCGCAGATTGCTTTTCAGCAGCGGCGCAGCGATCTGCTTCTTGGCAGTCGCCCAATGGCCGCGCACCAACGCCATATAGCGCTTGTCCACGCCATCGCCGCGCAGCGCTTCGTGCAGATGGCGCAGCATGCTGCGCTTCTTGGCAATCATCAGCAGGCCGGACGTATCGCGATCGAGACGGTGCACCAGCTCCAGATCCTTGGCATCAGGACGCAACTGGCGAAACGCCTCGATCACTCCGTAATTCAAACCGCTGCCACCATGCACGGCGATACCGGCCGGCTTGTTCAGCACGATCAGCACCTTGTCCTCATAAACGATGGCGGCTTCGAGGCGCTGCAGCAGTCCCTGCGCCAGCGGCTCGGGCTCATCACGCTCAGCCAGACGCAGCGGCGGCACACGAACGACATCGCCAGCCTGGAGTTT
The genomic region above belongs to Pseudomonas sediminis and contains:
- a CDS encoding Maf family protein; protein product: MPALLLASSSPYRRELLERLQLPFTWQSPSIDESRREGEAAIDLAKRLAEEKARTLAANHPDHLIIGSDQVAALSDGRILGKPHDLPRAQQQLRAASGSSVTFLTGLALLNSSTGKCQVECVPFTVHFRPLSDEQILRYLQREQPFDCAGSFKSEGLGISLFRSTDGEDATSLVGLPLIRLVDMLLNEGVEIP
- the sppA gene encoding signal peptide peptidase SppA, with translation MSDEWKSSSSSGEDAKSWKLLEKALLSSVQEQRRSRRWGIFFKLLTFIYLFGALALVLPVLDLKKASTTEAHTALIEIRGMIADREEASADKVVGSLRAAFEDTNTKGVILRINSPGGSPVQSGYIYDEIRRLRGEYPQTRVYAVISDLGASGAYYIASAADAIYADKASLVGSIGVTAASFGFVETMEKLGVERRVYTSGEHKAFLDPFQPQKEEETRFWKTVLDTTHRQFIDSVKRGRGDRLKADEHPELFSGLVWSGEQALQLGLVDALGSASYVAREVIGQKEMVDFTQRDTPFDRFAKRLGTSVADRIALWMGFQGPTLR
- a CDS encoding HAD-IA family hydrolase, translating into MPDYQLLIFDWDGTLVDSIGRIVEAMHRAADVAGVPRCTDVAVRGIIGLELGVAIRTLYPELDESLRIETIRRAYSEQYLALETEPSPLFEGVRESLEVFRDQGYQLAVATGKGRRGLHRVLADKGWLDYFDITRCADETASKPDPLMLHEILAHCRVQPEQALMVGDSTFDLLMARNAGMDAVAVGFGAQPLSVLRECSPRLAINEFNELREWLEVGRAQRSAEVSEYVG
- the rluC gene encoding 23S rRNA pseudouridine(955/2504/2580) synthase RluC, giving the protein MTTPASPTSGVQLIEVAPELAGQRIDNFLRTQLKGVPKTLIYRILRKGEVRVNKGRIKPEYKLQAGDVVRVPPLRLAERDEPEPLAQGLLQRLEAAIVYEDKVLIVLNKPAGIAVHGGSGLNYGVIEAFRQLRPDAKDLELVHRLDRDTSGLLMIAKKRSMLRHLHEALRGDGVDKRYMALVRGHWATAKKQIAAPLLKSNLRSGERMVEVNPEGKEALTVFRVLRRFGEFATLVEARPITGRTHQIRVHAQYAGHGIAGDSKYGDDDFSREIRELGGKRLFLHAYELHVPLPDGGVLKLEAPVDEMWGKTLERLSA